A single genomic interval of Apium graveolens cultivar Ventura unplaced genomic scaffold, ASM990537v1 ctg3727, whole genome shotgun sequence harbors:
- the LOC141701316 gene encoding uncharacterized protein LOC141701316 encodes MFNLKNEAKRFLSYHVGCNSRLMLWHDPWINHQPLVSLLSNDIVSLSDSFNLAPICSIISNRAWKPSSSNHVLVMELRRLLQGVRIFSRDEVLWNGNAKASIPVIWDSCRRIGIRPPWFDAVWHSWHIPKCSFIFWLMLQNRLLTRDKLLNFGLNVDPSCVLCRSQPESNVHIGSECLFTSMVLKSCPVPVSFSWNEWQAGFFTRGRTSRVKSQFAWLYVGVVLYLIWRERNNRIHHNGGSCHVDSLIVSVKRMVREKASTLASLKKEISRDPTLVTFLY; translated from the coding sequence AtgtttaatttaaaaaatgagGCTAAACGATTTCTATCGTATCATGTGGGATGTAATTCTAGGCTGATGCTATGGCATGACCCTTGGATCAATCATCAACCTTTAGTTTCTCTGCTGAGCAATGACATTGTCTCTCTCTCGGATTCGTTCAACCTCGCTCCTATTTGTTCTATTATCTCTAACAGGGCTTGGAAACCTAGCTCCTCTAACCATGTCCTTGTCATGGAGCTTCGTAGACTTCTTCAAGGAGTGCGCATTTTCTCTCGTGACGAGGTTCTATGGAATGGTAATGCCAAGGCCTCCATCCCCGTAATTTGGGATTCATGTCGTCGCATTGGTATTCGACCACCTTGGTTTGATGCTGTTTGGCACTCATGGCATATCCCGAAATGCTCCTTTATTTTCTGGTTGATGTTACAAAATAGACTTCTTACAAGGGATAAACTATTAAACTTTGGATTGAATGTAGACCCTTCTTGTGTGCTGTGCCGTAGTCAGCCCGAATCAAATGTTCATATTGGTTCTGAGTGTCTCTTTACTTCTATGGTCCTCAAGAGTTGCCCTGTTCCAGTTTCTTTTAGCTGGAATGAATGGCAAGCTGGATTTTTTACTCGAGGGCGGACTTCGCGGGTCAAATCTCAGTTTGCTTGGTTATACGTGGGAGTAGTTTTATATTTGATATGGAGAGAAAGAAACAACAGGATTCATCATAATGGTGGTAGTTGCCATGTTGATAGTTTGATTGTATCTGTCAAAAGAATGGTTAGGGAAAAGGCTTCCACTTTAGCCTCCTTAAAAAAGGAAATCAGTAGGGATCCCACCCTTGTTACATTTCTTTACTAA